The genome window TTCGTCGTTGTCCCGGATGCCAGCAGCGGCGAGACGCAGGAAGAAGCTCTCTAAGAAGACCGTTGGCCGCACTGTGACGACCGGCAGCCCCGACCATGCCAATGCCTGTTCCGCCAACCAGTGCAGCTTATGCTGTGGGCTCGGGGTGGTTTCGGTGATGCTCATCTGCGTCACCGTCATCTGCGACATGTTCACGAAAGCCTCAATACCGTGGTGCTTCGCCACCGCAGCGGTGTTGACCGTGGCTTCGAGATAGGCCGCTGAGACCGACATGCCGAAATAGATGCGTGCAACCCCTTCAATCGCGCGGTGCATTGAGGTGAGATCGGTCAGGTCGCCCTGCACGACCTCGGCTCCAAGGCGCCGCAGAGCTTCAGCGCGTTCATCCTTCCGCCGGACCAAGGCGCGCACCTTATGCCCCTTGGCGAGCAACATTGCGGTGAGGTTGCGGCCGATACCCCCGATATCGCCTGCTGCTCCGGTCACGAGGATGGGGCTGTTATGTGCAGATTTCATGGTCATATCGCTTACCTTGTAGTTGCGTTTAGATAAATACGGTGGGACTATAGGACCTCGACGGCCCTCTCCTCTGCGACAGCCGCGCGCAAGGCATCAGCTTTCGGGTGTGCGGTGCGTTCATGGATGGGCGACGCGGGCGTCCGGTCGATCAGCAAGCTGAGCAGTTCGGGGCGGCTGTAATGACCGCGTGCGTCCATGAGCCGCTTGCGCGCGTCGATCTGGCCAAAGTCAAGCTCGGCAATCACTTCGCCTTCGCCCACTTTGAGCGGCTCGCCAATGATCTGGCCGTCGGGACTCACGATGGCGGTGAAGCAGCCCCCCGAAATCGGCCCGATCGCACAACCCGTGTCTTTCATGATCTGAGCCTGCTGATCGGCATCCAGCCACGCCGTCGCACAGACGACAAAGCAGCCAGATTCAATGGCATGCTGGCGGACGTTAATTTCCGCTTGCTCTGCGAACAACGGGCCAGCAAACGAGCCTGGATACATCGCCGAGTGGATCTGCTCACCATCGGCAATCAGCGCATACCGGGCCAAAGGATTGTTATGCTCCCAGCAAGCAAGTTGTCCGATGCGCCCAACGGCGCTGTCGATGGCACGTAGGCCCGAGCCGTCACCCTGGCCCCAGAGTATGCGCTCGTTATAAGTAGGCGTGGTCTTGCGGCGGCGCTGGATCAGCGTCCCGTCTGCGTCGAACAGAAGCTGCGTATTGTAGATCGAGCCGCCGTCGCGCTCATTGACGCCGATCGAAACGACCATGTTTGCTTGCTTGGCGGCTTCGGCAATTGCTTGGGTCTCGGCGGACGGCACCGTAACCGACTCTTCAAGCAACCGCAGATGTTCCTTGGCCAACGCGAACGGGGCTAGCACATAGGAGAAGTAGGGGTAATAGGGAATGATGGTCTCAGGGAAGGTCGCGAACTGGACGCCTTGTTGGCCCAGCTCACGGATCTTCTTGACGACCTTCTCGACGGTACCCTGCCGGCTATACAGCACGGGGCTGATCTGCACGGCGGCGGCTTTAACGAGCGGACTGGCAAGGATATTTTTAGTCTTTTGCATGGTTTTATCAGCGAAGGAACGCTGCCGACACATTTATGCAGGTTTCAAAGTGAGGCTGCGGACAGGAGGCGAGATCCAGGGCCGTCCACGGCCTCGGGCGCAGCGACCTGAACGCCGCCCTGGATTCTTGAGCAAAAATCATTGCTTCGTAAGCCTCTGCCGCTACCTACTGGCTGACGTATTAGGCGGGTGTGGCAACTCTGGCCGCAGCCTCTGGAAGAGCAGAAAAAACTTCCATGTAACGGTCAGCGGCGGCGGCGGCCTCCTCCGGACTGCTGCCCTTCTGACGCTCACTCAGATAGGGCGCGTACCAGTCCCACCAGTTGTGCTCGGCGTGCGTCTTCTCGTAGGGGTCGTGGTGCTCTGCTGTCTCGCGCAGAAGGGCCGCAAGGGTTGCAACGTCTATGTTTTGTGTTTGCTGAGAGTCCCACAGACGACCAGGCAGCCGCGTTGTGATCTCCTGCAGCAACCAGAGGTTCCCGTCCGGGTCCTCAAACGAGGCAAAGGAGAAGTAGGAACGGCCTTGCGGGTCGCGCCCGCTGACGCGTGGGTTCTCCACGGCGTTGTTGAAGGGGCCGCCAGCGTAGTGGAAAACCTCGCTGACGTTGACACCACGGGCAATCAAGTCTTGGCGGGCGGCATCGAGGTCGTCTACAGCGAGGACTAGGTTTTGCACTGGGCCAGGATCATTAGGAGTAACTCCCTTGCCGAAGATGATTGAGGCGTCCGAGTTGGGCGGCGTCACATGCACGTTGCGGTAGCCGCCCGCCGCGATGTCGATGTCGAGTCGCCAACCGAGATTCTCGTAGAATGCCTTGGTGCGCTCCACGTCGGAAACGGTGAACACTACGACTTCGAGTTTCATGTTTGGACTGTTTACGGGATTGCTGCTCATCTTGTTCTCCGTTAGATTGGTGAGCTTGCTGCCCACGATTAACTTCATTCTTCTGTGATTGCCCAATGCAAGCCACTCAAGTTCTTTGAGTAAAACTGCAAGTTAAGCTTGCTCAATTTCCAACTGGCCTGCTCATTACTTTCAAGGGTTAGATAGAGTTAGGGTCAGGCTATATTCGAAGCCATTACACGCTGGTTGTGGTCAGTGCTGGTAGCAACTGGCAGCCATGCTTCGATTTCTTGGGCCATTTTCGCGGCGTTGTTCTGGTACATCGAGACTGCGTCTTTGCCGACAGGCAAATGCAGCGGCGGACGTTCTGTATTGGCAAGTTGAAGGATCACCTGGGCAAACTTTTTCGGATCACCGGGCTGGTTGCCATGTAGTGCATCGGCCCCGATCCGCATCCGTCCTACCGTTGCCTGGTAATCGTCGATGATAGTTTTAGCGGCAGCATAGGATTCAGTGCTCAGGAAGTCGGTCGTAAAAAGACCGGGGGCTACCGTCGTAACCTGAATGCCGAGCGGGGCCAGTTCGACTGCTAACCCTTTCGAGAGACCCTCGACTGCAAACTTAGTGGATCCATACAATCCCCAGCCTGGAACCACATCGTAGCCAAACAAAGACGAGATATTAATCACCCGCCCGGACTTTTGCTGGCGTAGGTAAGGCAACACGGCACGAGTCACGTTCAGTAACCCAAACACGTTGGTGTCATATTGTTTGCGAACTTCGGCATCCGTGGCTTCTTCAATCGCAGCAATCATGCCAAACCCAGCATTATTGACTAAGACATCAATTCGACCGAAACGGGCAATGCCTTGCTTGACTGCCGCTTGTACTTGGTCTTCCTGGGTGACATCCATCTGCACAACGTACAGATCTGGGTGGTTGTGCAGGGTAGTGGCGAGTTGTTCGGGCTGACTGCGAACCGTCGCCACTACTTGGTCGCCCTCTGCTAGGGCGGCTCTGGCAATTTCTAACCCAAAGCCTCTGGAAGCTCCGGTAATGAACCATACTTTCTGCGTTTTCATCTTGTGTCCTCGTTTTAGATATTGGCTAGTTTGTTAGCTTTAACTCTTTCGGTTAGTGCATGACTGCTGCACTGATGGTGAGGCTCAAAAAAAGCGAAAAGCTTGATACTTTTGGCTCCTTTTCACCCTCAAGCGATAGATCTCCTGTTATCGTCCGGGGGCGCGAGTTTTTACTTCTTGGAGCACCCAACCATTGCCGTCTGGATCACTAAATGAGGCAAAGGAAGCATAGTCACGGCGTTTCGGATCGGGACCCGATACCCGTCCCTCGGTTCCGGCGTGGTGGAAGATCCCGCCGATGTCGTGGAACACTTCACTCACTTCGACGCCCCGCTCAACGAGTTCGGCACGGGCGGCTTCAATGTCGTAAACGATCAGGTACAGACCTTGAACTGAACCCGGCACAGCTAACGAAATTCCTTTGCCAAAGATGATCGAGGCTTCCGATCCAGGAGGAGTTAACTGCACCACCCGGAAGTCCTCACTAGTGACAAAGTCGGCATCTAGCCGCCATCCCAACGTTTTATAGAAGTCCTTAGCCCGATCGACATCGGAGACGGGCAAGACCACAACCTCGAGTTTCATGCTTTGACTGGTTACAGGATTGCTAATCATCTTGATTTTCTTTAGGTTGATGAGCTTGCTGCTCACCTCGGTTAACTTCATTCTTCAGCGATCGCCCAATGCAAACCACTCAATTTCTTTGAGCAAAAACGCAACTTAGTCGTTCTGCATTAGAGAGCAACCGCAGGAAGCGAACCAGGAGCAATTGAACCTGATATACTTCAGCCCAGATAGAATCATCTGCCTGTCAATCTGTGTTGCTGAAACTCTTTGTCAAGCCTGGATTGAAGAAACCCCCGGTACTTTGAGGGAAGATCCGCTCTGTCCCTTACACCATTGGCTGATCTATGGACTCCAAACCATCAAAGGATTCCAAGTCATTGTCATCAAGAGCTGGACAGGGTCGCTCCACTGCTGGGCGAGGGCGAGGATTTATCCTATCGCCTCAGGGATGGCAAAGATTCCAGACGGCAAAACAGCAGGCAGAAGCAGACGAAACCTGGGGCAAGCACTTCACCCAGGAAGAGCTGAGCGAGCGCACCGGTCTCTCCCTCAATACTCTCAGTCGTATCTTCAAGCGCGAACTGAGAGTTGATCGTCAGTCCCTGGAGTACCTCTTCCGGGCCTTTGGGCTGGAGTTGACCAAGACAGACCTCACCTCCCCTGCCGCATCTGAAGAGACAGAAAGCCGCTGGAGCAATCCCCAACAGGACTGGGACACGGCGGTGGATGCCTCAGCATTTTATGGACGTGAGGCAGAACTGAGGCAACTGTGGCAGTGGGTTGTCGCTGATCGCTGCCGCATCGTCGGGTTGTTGGGCATTGGTGGCATTGGCAAAAGTACAATCGCCGTCAAAGCTGCGCTTGGCATGCAAGCAGAGTTTGAGGTCGTCGTGTGGCGCTCCCTGGCTAATGCGCCACCACTGGCTGAACTCCTGTCGAGCCTGCTGAAGTTTCTCATGCCGCTCTACGGGGAAGATCCGCTCATTCCCACCACGTTGGATCAGCAGATCTCCAAACTGATGCAGTATCTGCGAGGGCGTCGGTGTTTGTTAATTCTGGATAATACTGAAACCATCTTGCGACGTGAGCCAGTGGGACAATGGCGAGCGGGCTACGAAGGTTACGGGCAGTTGCTCAGAGCCATTGGTGAAACATCTCACCTCAGTTGTTTGTTGCTCACTAGTCGAGAAAAGCCACGCGAAATAGCGCTGCTGGAAGGTGCACAGGAGCTAGTGCGAGCGCTGAGCTTGAGCGGACTGACACCTGATGATGGACGCACCATCTTTCAACAAAAAGGAGCATTTGCAGGTTCAGAAGCCGAATGGGAGACTTTGATCCACCACTACGGTGGCAATCCTCTGGCCTTGAAACTGGCGGCAGCCGCAATTCAGGATTTGTTTAACGGCAGCATTACCGAGGTATTGCCCTATCTCAGTCAGGGATTGGCTGTTTTTGAAGACATCCGCGATTTGCTAGACCGTCAGTTCGCTCGCCTCTCTGAAGCTGAGCAGAGAACACTGTCCTGGTTTGCAATTCATCGGGAGCCAGTCTCGATCGCAGATATTCGAGAGAATGTGGTTGATCATGCTGCTCAACAAAGTGTACCTAATTTAATTAATTCTCTGCTCCGGCGATCGCTAATCGAAAAAACAGAGGGGTTATTCTTCTTGCAACCTGTGGTGATGGAATACGTCACCGAGCGGTTTGTACAGCAGATTTGCATCGAATTTGAGACGCAGCAGCTTAACCTTTGGCAAACGCATCCCTTATTGCGAGTACAAGCAAAAGACTACATTCGAGAGATTCAGACGCGCCTAATTATGCAGCCTGTGATGGAACAGTTGCTGTCTTGTTTTGGCAGTGTGAAAGCGATCGAGGCACAAGCAAAGCACCTATTAAAGCAACAGGGAAAGAAACCAGGATACGTGGCAGGCAACCTGATTAACCTGCTGGTGCAGCTTCAAGTGGACTTACGCGGCTCAGATTTTTCGGGTCTCGTAGTGCAGCAAGCCGACCTGAGACAGGTCGATTTAGCTGGGGTCAATTTTCAAAATGCCACTTTTGCCAAGTCCAGCTTTTCAGAAACACTCAGTATTGCCATGTCGATCGATCTGAGCCCAGACACTCAGCTGATGGCAGTGGGTGATTCCATTGGCAACATCTATCTCTGGAACATCACTACAACCCAACTCTTAGCTACCTTTGAAGGTCATATCGGCTGGGTTTGGTCAGTTGCCTTTAGTCCCGATGGCAGAACGTTAGCCAGCAGCAGTAGCGATAGTTCTGCGCGTTTGTGGGATGTCCAGAGTGGGCGATGCTTGCAGGTGCTTACAGAACATACTGGTGGCGTTCGATCAGTGGGTTTTAGTCCCGATGGTCAGCAGTTAGCAACTGGCAGTGAAGATAAAACGGTGCGTGTTTGGAATTTGCAAGGGCAGTGTCTGCGTGTTTTGGAAGGACACACCCAGAGCGTTTATTCTGTCCACTTCGCGCCGAATCAGCAAACTCTAGCCAGTAGCAGTAATGATGCAACCATTCGAATCTGGGATGTAAGCAATGGGAACTGCTTAAGTGTCTCACAAGGGCATACCAGTGGAGTTCAGTGTGTGCGCTACAGCCCTGATGGTCAACTGCTCGCTAGCGGCTGTCGGGATGGATCGATTCGACTGTGGAGCGGTGCTCTCTCTCACGATCGGCAGCCAAAAACCAGCTTCATAAATTCCAGTGCCAAGCTGTTGCAAGGACACACCGACTGGGTTTGGAACATTGCCTTTAGCCCGGATGGTCATTGGTTAGTCAGTGCCAGCCTCGACGGTACGCTACGCGTTTGGGATATTCAAGAAGGGCAACCCATCTATGTCCTTGAGGGTCATACCCACGATGTTTTTGGGCTTGCCATCAGTGCTGATGGTCAATTGTTGGTCAGTACAGGAGAAGACCAGACAGTGCGGCTATGGCATTTACAGAGCGGAAAAAACCTGAAAATGTTGCGTGGATATACGGGTGGGATTCACTCCCTGAGCCTCAGTTCAGATGACCAAATCCTTGCCAGTAGTGGTCAGAGTGAAATGATTCAGTTATGGCATTTGCAACCAGATGGCAATTTGTCATCGTATCACCCCTACAAAACGTTTCCCAGCCCAACCCGTCGGACTGCATCATTCAGCAATGTCAGTTTTAGTCCCGATGGTCAAACGCTGGCGATCAATCGACATGATGAGTCGATCGCTCTATTGAATATTCAAACTGAGCACTTCGATCGATGGACAGCGCACAACGCGGCTGTGTGGAGAGCGTTGTTCAGTCCAACGGGACAAATTTTGGCAAGCAGTAGTTATGATTGCACTGTGTGTCTGTGGGACGCACAGACGCATTCCTGTTTGCATGTGTTAAGCGGACACCAAAACGGTATTGCTGCGATTGCCTTCGACAACAGCGGTCAATGGCTGGCAAGTGGCAGTTTTGATCTCACCATTCGTCTCTGGGATGTGCAAACTGGAGAATGTTTGAGGATATCGCAGGGACATATGGGCACAATTTTTGCACTGGAATTCGATTCCAGCAGTCATCGGCTAGCAAGCGGCAGTCAGGACCAAACAGTTCGATTATGGGATAGGCAAACTGGAGAATGTCTGAAGGTTTTTCAGGGGCATACAGGAGCTGTCTGGACGGTTGCCATCAGTCCCAACGGTCG of Leptolyngbya sp. FACHB-261 contains these proteins:
- a CDS encoding VOC family protein, which translates into the protein MKLEVVVLPVSDVDRAKDFYKTLGWRLDADFVTSEDFRVVQLTPPGSEASIIFGKGISLAVPGSVQGLYLIVYDIEAARAELVERGVEVSEVFHDIGGIFHHAGTEGRVSGPDPKRRDYASFASFSDPDGNGWVLQEVKTRAPGR
- a CDS encoding SDR family NAD(P)-dependent oxidoreductase, with the protein product MTMKSAHNSPILVTGAAGDIGGIGRNLTAMLLAKGHKVRALVRRKDERAEALRRLGAEVVQGDLTDLTSMHRAIEGVARIYFGMSVSAAYLEATVNTAAVAKHHGIEAFVNMSQMTVTQMSITETTPSPQHKLHWLAEQALAWSGLPVVTVRPTVFLESFFLRLAAAGIRDNDELALPLGNSKTSPISAVDVARAVAVILDDPASHIGQVYNLTGFESAGLDHYARVFSEALGRTIRYRDVPLSRWTDALREFGVPTHLVNHLATMAELHAQGRYDRMTDDLFKLTGKTPTSMYDFVKLHAAEFTRSRVAA
- a CDS encoding VOC family protein, which encodes MKLIVGSKLTNLTENKMSSNPVNSPNMKLEVVVFTVSDVERTKAFYENLGWRLDIDIAAGGYRNVHVTPPNSDASIIFGKGVTPNDPGPVQNLVLAVDDLDAARQDLIARGVNVSEVFHYAGGPFNNAVENPRVSGRDPQGRSYFSFASFEDPDGNLWLLQEITTRLPGRLWDSQQTQNIDVATLAALLRETAEHHDPYEKTHAEHNWWDWYAPYLSERQKGSSPEEAAAAADRYMEVFSALPEAAARVATPA
- a CDS encoding NB-ARC domain-containing protein; amino-acid sequence: MSSRAGQGRSTAGRGRGFILSPQGWQRFQTAKQQAEADETWGKHFTQEELSERTGLSLNTLSRIFKRELRVDRQSLEYLFRAFGLELTKTDLTSPAASEETESRWSNPQQDWDTAVDASAFYGREAELRQLWQWVVADRCRIVGLLGIGGIGKSTIAVKAALGMQAEFEVVVWRSLANAPPLAELLSSLLKFLMPLYGEDPLIPTTLDQQISKLMQYLRGRRCLLILDNTETILRREPVGQWRAGYEGYGQLLRAIGETSHLSCLLLTSREKPREIALLEGAQELVRALSLSGLTPDDGRTIFQQKGAFAGSEAEWETLIHHYGGNPLALKLAAAAIQDLFNGSITEVLPYLSQGLAVFEDIRDLLDRQFARLSEAEQRTLSWFAIHREPVSIADIRENVVDHAAQQSVPNLINSLLRRSLIEKTEGLFFLQPVVMEYVTERFVQQICIEFETQQLNLWQTHPLLRVQAKDYIREIQTRLIMQPVMEQLLSCFGSVKAIEAQAKHLLKQQGKKPGYVAGNLINLLVQLQVDLRGSDFSGLVVQQADLRQVDLAGVNFQNATFAKSSFSETLSIAMSIDLSPDTQLMAVGDSIGNIYLWNITTTQLLATFEGHIGWVWSVAFSPDGRTLASSSSDSSARLWDVQSGRCLQVLTEHTGGVRSVGFSPDGQQLATGSEDKTVRVWNLQGQCLRVLEGHTQSVYSVHFAPNQQTLASSSNDATIRIWDVSNGNCLSVSQGHTSGVQCVRYSPDGQLLASGCRDGSIRLWSGALSHDRQPKTSFINSSAKLLQGHTDWVWNIAFSPDGHWLVSASLDGTLRVWDIQEGQPIYVLEGHTHDVFGLAISADGQLLVSTGEDQTVRLWHLQSGKNLKMLRGYTGGIHSLSLSSDDQILASSGQSEMIQLWHLQPDGNLSSYHPYKTFPSPTRRTASFSNVSFSPDGQTLAINRHDESIALLNIQTEHFDRWTAHNAAVWRALFSPTGQILASSSYDCTVCLWDAQTHSCLHVLSGHQNGIAAIAFDNSGQWLASGSFDLTIRLWDVQTGECLRISQGHMGTIFALEFDSSSHRLASGSQDQTVRLWDRQTGECLKVFQGHTGAVWTVAISPNGRFLASGGDDQTIRVWDLQTGHCLHILDEHSAWVRSVIFSSNSQILFSGSDDRTIKLWDVQTGRCIETLTVDRLYEGMNIQGAIGLTAAQKSTLKALGAIEH
- a CDS encoding nitrilase-related carbon-nitrogen hydrolase, producing the protein MQKTKNILASPLVKAAAVQISPVLYSRQGTVEKVVKKIRELGQQGVQFATFPETIIPYYPYFSYVLAPFALAKEHLRLLEESVTVPSAETQAIAEAAKQANMVVSIGVNERDGGSIYNTQLLFDADGTLIQRRRKTTPTYNERILWGQGDGSGLRAIDSAVGRIGQLACWEHNNPLARYALIADGEQIHSAMYPGSFAGPLFAEQAEINVRQHAIESGCFVVCATAWLDADQQAQIMKDTGCAIGPISGGCFTAIVSPDGQIIGEPLKVGEGEVIAELDFGQIDARKRLMDARGHYSRPELLSLLIDRTPASPIHERTAHPKADALRAAVAEERAVEVL
- a CDS encoding oxidoreductase; the encoded protein is MKTQKVWFITGASRGFGLEIARAALAEGDQVVATVRSQPEQLATTLHNHPDLYVVQMDVTQEDQVQAAVKQGIARFGRIDVLVNNAGFGMIAAIEEATDAEVRKQYDTNVFGLLNVTRAVLPYLRQQKSGRVINISSLFGYDVVPGWGLYGSTKFAVEGLSKGLAVELAPLGIQVTTVAPGLFTTDFLSTESYAAAKTIIDDYQATVGRMRIGADALHGNQPGDPKKFAQVILQLANTERPPLHLPVGKDAVSMYQNNAAKMAQEIEAWLPVATSTDHNQRVMASNIA